One genomic segment of Styela clava chromosome 3, kaStyClav1.hap1.2, whole genome shotgun sequence includes these proteins:
- the LOC120342589 gene encoding dual oxidase maturation factor 1-like isoform X2, with amino-acid sequence MTLSDGWPPFYAERKTSAGVDVNQLYVAFVASALTFALLLILPGVRGLERSYFLLRWSVTLLVGALIIGLREKNINLNEQFTFLTVDDTIFDSLQRGLPFPILTVAEHFSSVRFHSLWPWGRKYWMAGHYASYLLWTALACWGLTNVLFHMALQHGSVFMILTGILLLCTNISFATVNAGEQLVITLGYKDPSDRLILAFGWCFWSCLFVGFSCVVLGTIAYILEKVNKSYLEKFFMLRDNQDKQEDDDIELDYNISKSSEPSTPIRGILKSSSSSGEVNPSFVMETIDESTSRKRSTVTISDSADEVFAGKDSKRFKFKKVEEVL; translated from the exons ATGACCTTGAGCGATGGTTGGCCGCCATTTTATGCAGAAAGGAAAACATCTGCCGGGGTAGATGTCAACCAATTGTATGTGGCGTTTGTAGCTTCAGCCCTGACGTTTGCTCTGCTGCTTATATTACCTGGAGTCCGGGGACTCGAG AGGTCGTATTTTCTCTTAAGATGGTCAGTGACACTTTTGGTCGGTGCTCTTATTATAG GGTTGagagaaaaaaacataaatttgaaTGAACAATTCACATTTCTTACCGTAGACGATACTATATTTGATTCGTTACAACGCGGTTTACCTTTCCCGATTCTCACGGTAGCAGAACATTTTTCAAGTGTAAGATTTCACTCACTTTGGCCATGGGGTAGGAAATACTGGATGGCAGGACATTACGCGTCGTACTTATTGTG GACAGCTCTGGCATGTTGGGGACTCACCAATGTATTGTTTCATATGGCACTACAACATGGTAGTGTGTTCATGATCTTGACTGGTATTCTTCTCCTGTGCACGAATATCTCTTTCGCAACGGTAAATGCTGGCGAACAACTTGTGATTACACTTGGATACAAAGATCCTTCAGATAGGCTGATACTCGCCTTCGGATGGTGTTTTTGGTCATGCCTTTTTGTAG GTTTTTCATGTGTTGTGCTGGGTACTATTGCTTATATATTGGAAAAAGTGAATAAGTCATACTTGGAGAAATTTTTCATGCTCAGAGACAACCAAGACAAGCAAGAAGACG ATGATATCGAACTTGACTACAATATTTCGAAATCAAGTGAACCTTCGACTCCAATTCGTGGAATTTTAAAATCTTCAAGTTCAAGTGGAGAAGTCAATCCAAGTTTTGTTATGGAAACTATTGACGAAAGTACGAGTCGGAAAAGGAGCACAGTGACTATCTCTGATAGCGCAGATGAAGTCTTTGCCGGCAAAGACAGTAAAcgttttaaattcaaaaaagtAGAAGAGGTGCTCTAA
- the LOC120342589 gene encoding dual oxidase maturation factor 1-like isoform X1, with the protein MTLSDGWPPFYAERKTSAGVDVNQLYVAFVASALTFALLLILPGVRGLERSYFLLRWSVTLLVGALIIACGQGISWQVAEINADFRHKVNEENITNFRLGVMIGLNKFNVTLEGLREKNINLNEQFTFLTVDDTIFDSLQRGLPFPILTVAEHFSSVRFHSLWPWGRKYWMAGHYASYLLWTALACWGLTNVLFHMALQHGSVFMILTGILLLCTNISFATVNAGEQLVITLGYKDPSDRLILAFGWCFWSCLFVGFSCVVLGTIAYILEKVNKSYLEKFFMLRDNQDKQEDDDIELDYNISKSSEPSTPIRGILKSSSSSGEVNPSFVMETIDESTSRKRSTVTISDSADEVFAGKDSKRFKFKKVEEVL; encoded by the exons ATGACCTTGAGCGATGGTTGGCCGCCATTTTATGCAGAAAGGAAAACATCTGCCGGGGTAGATGTCAACCAATTGTATGTGGCGTTTGTAGCTTCAGCCCTGACGTTTGCTCTGCTGCTTATATTACCTGGAGTCCGGGGACTCGAG AGGTCGTATTTTCTCTTAAGATGGTCAGTGACACTTTTGGTCGGTGCTCTTATTATAG CGTGCGGGCAAGGAATATCATGGCAAGTTGCAGAAATTAATGCGGATTTCCGACATAAAGTCAACGAAGAAAACATCACAAATTTTAGATTAGGAGTAATGATTGGATTGAACAAGTTTAATGTTACTCTGGAAG GGTTGagagaaaaaaacataaatttgaaTGAACAATTCACATTTCTTACCGTAGACGATACTATATTTGATTCGTTACAACGCGGTTTACCTTTCCCGATTCTCACGGTAGCAGAACATTTTTCAAGTGTAAGATTTCACTCACTTTGGCCATGGGGTAGGAAATACTGGATGGCAGGACATTACGCGTCGTACTTATTGTG GACAGCTCTGGCATGTTGGGGACTCACCAATGTATTGTTTCATATGGCACTACAACATGGTAGTGTGTTCATGATCTTGACTGGTATTCTTCTCCTGTGCACGAATATCTCTTTCGCAACGGTAAATGCTGGCGAACAACTTGTGATTACACTTGGATACAAAGATCCTTCAGATAGGCTGATACTCGCCTTCGGATGGTGTTTTTGGTCATGCCTTTTTGTAG GTTTTTCATGTGTTGTGCTGGGTACTATTGCTTATATATTGGAAAAAGTGAATAAGTCATACTTGGAGAAATTTTTCATGCTCAGAGACAACCAAGACAAGCAAGAAGACG ATGATATCGAACTTGACTACAATATTTCGAAATCAAGTGAACCTTCGACTCCAATTCGTGGAATTTTAAAATCTTCAAGTTCAAGTGGAGAAGTCAATCCAAGTTTTGTTATGGAAACTATTGACGAAAGTACGAGTCGGAAAAGGAGCACAGTGACTATCTCTGATAGCGCAGATGAAGTCTTTGCCGGCAAAGACAGTAAAcgttttaaattcaaaaaagtAGAAGAGGTGCTCTAA